The genomic window TCACTCGAGGATACCTCAGAGCGTCTCCACTCACCCATCGATCGCCTCTGCCCCTACTGGgtatttcttcatcctcttggtTACTTGACTGCGGAGcttcttttcatatgacctatgatgctacccaccttcactctcttcatcctttttttcttccgATCTTCGTGTCATTATTGCTAATGGCACGACACTTCTATCCTAGTCGTGGCCTCCTACACAccactcattttcatattcatgATGTTGTCTTTGTACCCACGActctccatgaaccttatttACGCTAGCCAACTCGCTTCTCTtggctatcttgttattttctGATGAGTTTGGTTGTCGTGTGCGAGGGATCGTCTTCTGGGGGACCCTCATTGGAGCTGGCCATCGCCAtagtggggtgtatgtgctcgaTCATCTTCGTCTTCCATCCTCTTCTACATTCCCAGCAGcctctatttattgtttttctactgTTCGTTTCCATCAGTGGCATCATCGGCTTGGCCATCCTAGTGGTTCTCGTCATCTTTTTCCTAttcatcgaggggtttttttagGTCGTGTTTTTAGTTGataattctcattcttgttcgggttgtaagcttggcaaaGCAGCTACAACTCCCGTATCCTTCGAGTGTGTCTAGGTGCGGGTCTCcgtttgaattagttcattTGGATGTTTGGGGGTCCCGCCCTCGTTTGTTTCAAAGGTGgacatcgttattatgttatttttgttgatgatttctctcgttacacttggatttattttatgcgtTCTCGTTCTGAGtttttaaaggtttatattgatttctctaatatgGTGCGTACCCAATTTTCTGCCACCATTCATACTTTCCGTTCCGATTCAGGAGGAGAATATCTTTCTCATGAGTTTCAGTGAGGGTTCTTGCCTCCCACGAGCACTCTTCCTCGACTCTCTTGTCCCGGTGCCCATGCTCGAGATAGCACTGCTGAAAGGAAACATCGTCATATTCTTGAAACCGCTCGGACTCTTCTCATTGCCTCCCATGTTCCCCCTCACTTTTGAGGTGAGATTTGTCTCTGCATTGCTTtacctcatcaatcttcaaccctcttcctTTCTTGAGGGTTGTAGTCCAGGGAATGTTTTTTTCTCCGAAACCCCACCACGTTATTCTCATTTTcgtgtgtttggttgttttgtGTTATGTCCTCCTTATGCCTCGAGAGCGGACTAAACTTTCGCTTTCGATCTGTTCCTTGTGTCTTCCTTGGTTATAGTCCACGAGCACAAAGGCTATCGGTGTTATGATCCTGTTCACGTCGCCTCCGTATCTCGCGTGATGTCTCTTTTGTTGAGGATCGTCCTTTCTTTGTTCCttccccttcctcttcttctcactcctCTACTACATCGACCGATGTTCAGTTTCTCATTGTGTCCTCACCACCTCCTCCGTCCCCCACCTCCACCTGTATCTCCTCCATCCGTTTCACTCGTTGATCTGCTGACCCTCCCGCTCCATGTTTCTATTCCCGCTCCTCCTCTTCCTGAGCAGTCACCCCCGGCGCCAACGGTTTCCTCTGATGTGTTCCCTGCGGATGATCCCCCTGCACGTCGCTATCCTCTTCGGGATCGTCATCCCCTTGATCGccttaatcttgcctctcaactTCTTGACCTACCTATTTCTCCCTCCAATGGCCCTTCAGAGCCTTCTTCTTACCGAGAGGTCGCTCAAAAATACCCGAGTGGCAAGTCTGCTATGCTCTGCTGAGTTGAGGCGCTCGAGCGCACCTCTACATGGGATTTGGTTGTCCTTCCTCCCGTGTCTGCTCCCATTACCCGCAAGTGGGTCTATAAAAGTCAAGACTCGCCTCGACGGTTCGTAGAGCGGTACAAGGCTCCGCCTTGTGGCTCATGGTTTTCGGCGAGGAGCGAGGGACTAGATTATGATTAGACTTTTTGCTCCCGTCGCTCATATGACTACCATTCGAGCTCTCATTGTCAGAGATGCTATTCGACGATGGTCCCTCTTTTAgattgatgtgaagaatgcttttcttcacgGGGATATTCAGTAGGAGGTTTACATGCTTCCTCCCCctggtttttcttctccttctggtTTGGTTTGTCGCCTTCGgaaggctctctatggtctcaaacagctCCCTCGGGCCCTGGGTTTGAGCGCTTCGAGCCCTCATCGTGGTTGTCGCTGGTTTTCGACCTAGTCCGCATGATCCCGCTTTGTTTGTGCACTCTTCCTCTCGTGGTCGGACTTTGTTGTtactttatgtggatgatatgatcatcaaTGGTGATGATCCTGctcatgtggattttgtcaAGCATCACCTTCGAAAGAACATTTCCGGATGACCCGATCTTGGTCGATTGAGCTATTTTTTTGGGCATTAAGGTCACTTCTACTTCTACTGGTTTTCAGTTATCCCAATAGCATTACACATCTGATATCCTCGCACGGGCAGCTCTCTCTGACTCTTGTGTCAGAACCACTCCCTATGGAGCTACATCTTCGATCTAGCGTCTGATGAGGGGACTCCCCTTTATCTCGATCCGACACGCTATCGCCACTTGGCTGGGAGTCCGGGTCTATCTTACCCTCACTCGTCCCGGACATTGCTTATCGCCGTGCATGTTTTGAGTCGCTTTGTTAGTGCACCTACTCGCTCACTATGCCCATCTTTTTGAGGCTTTTTGCGCTATCTTCGGGCGACTCCGTCTCGAGgccttctttttctctcaagaCAGCCTCGGAGCTTCGTTCTTAttcgatgctacttgggctagtgatCCGCTCCCGATCGTCGCTCACATCGCGCTCGCTTGTTCTTGGGCTCTTCTCTCATTGCTTGGAAGTCCAAGAAGCAAACTGGTGTTTCTCGGTCTAGCACTGAAGCAGAGCTTCGCGCTATGGCTACTACTGCtgaggagattgtttggttgcgtTGGCTTTTGCATGATCTTGGTGTTGTCTCACATGCTCCTACTCCTCTACATTGTGACAACACCGGTGCCATTCAGATCACTTTGAATCCTGTCAAACATTCCCTCtccaagcatattggtgttgatgctttcttcttgCGTGATCGATGACAAAGAAAGGCATTCTGCTCCCCAGCTTTGTTCCTTCCGAGCGCCACCTGCGATCTGCTTTACTAAATCTCAGACACGGGCACAACATGATTTTCTCTTGTCCAAACTCTCGATGTTTGATCCCCCGTGAGTTTGTGGGGGGggtgttagggaatacagctgtgtatacagctgtatatctatatttgtatagctaccttatttatataactgtgtatctatatataccttgtacattgtaggttttgtgttaatgaaaaattgtttaatCTTTTCAACCTAACACAAGCCACCATCCTTTTTCAAGAGATCATGAGTTCACTCTCACAGTCTATCTCTGCTCTTGATTCTAATGCCTCTGATCAACTTGCttcaaagaagatgaaaaggatCCACCATGAATATACTACATCTACTGTTAAGAGAAggtatctacatatatatatatatatatgaatatatatcatcaagtttctttatattgtttgaattgatatatatttgagatTTGCTTGCAGGAGATCAGTTAATGATTCAACTGCAGTTGTTACAACTACGCCATTCTGTGATGGGTATCAGTGGCAGAAGTATGGAGAGAAGGATATCAAGAACTCTGAATTTCGAAGGTACgaagattaattatatatctttgATGTTTTCAGTGttggtttgtgatttattattccgtcatgcatatatttttcctgttttttcACTTAAGAGTTTAGATCAAATCTAGCTATATATCAAATCTAAGCATTCCTTCTTCTGAAcatgattgaaatatatatataggaagtaTGGTCAGAAGAATATCAAGAACTCCATGTTTCCAAGGTAcaaagattaattatatatcttgaTGTCTTCAGTGttggtttgtgatttattattaaaacttGCTAATTTATCAGTCGCTCTTATTAGATGAACCATGATCATATATATgtgatattttaaattgtttttttttttttttcccgcGAGGATGAAAATAGAGAGATGATACCTGTTCTAATGATTGCAGAACATACTACAAGTGCATAAATGAAGAATGCAAAGCAAGGAAAAAAGTGCAACAACAAGATAAGTATGAGCCTTCGAATTTCATAGTCATATATGACATGCAACACACATGCAATAATGTTGTCCAGGAAACCAACCAAAACTTGTTCACAATTGATTCTTCACCTTCAACTTCAACTCTAAATTTTGGTCCCATTTTAGAATCAAGCTATTTGATGATGAACAATCAACAAGAGCAAACATTATCTGCAACCTCTGATCAGCTCCAAATTAAAAAGACAGAGAACCATGATAATATTAGTGTTGCAAAAGCAGTACAGGGTGATGAAAGTATTGTAGACAACATGGAGATATTCTCACCTTTGACGTCTCTTTTAGATttgaatgagaatgagaatgagaatatTTGGGAGCTTTTCAACCTCACAGATGATGAGTTTGCTTCGTCTCCTTTAGATttgaatgagaatgagaatatTTGGGAGCTTTTCAACCTCATGGATGATGAGCTTGCTTCATCTCCTGATGATGGCTTTcccttttgagatatatatgtaAGGCGTGCATGCATATATGTCTTCTCAAACTTTGAGTTTTGTTGGGAGTTTTTGAGAGTTTTTATGTAACCTTGTGTTGTAGTTAGATCAAGAAAGAATCTGATCAATCtcaattttcattttagtttaTCCTAGTTAAAAAAATCCTGGGTTTTCCCCTtaaattttttactaataacctatatatatacctcctaattaaacaaaacattCAATTAACCcctcatgtgtatatataactctttcccctaaatataaataaatcattaaaatatattttaaatagcaAAATTGCATGACTTAAAAGAACCCCGGATCACCTTTGCATACTAACCAAAAGATTTCTCTTAGTGATTAAGAAGTTCTTACTTAATCTTCCTACAagtatttcataaataaatatatatatatatatcaaatcaactttttaattttttttatattaaaagtgCCCTTATTCTGTTTCTTCTATTCTCTTTCTCTtgtctttcttcatttttattttttatttttttaaatattctttttttattggttttttggcatgtttttattgttttctttttctttttttatatttaagtaaTTCCAGTGACTAatccaaaaattttatataagatAAGATGATAAGGGatccatatatattataaatttgaataatttcaACTTAACAGAAACTACCAAAATCAATTACATTgagaacaatattcaaacaagaTTCTTTAAACCAATCCAAAGGGTTTCTACCATCCTATTTCTTCTAATCCATCGAATCTCAATCATTTAGCAAAAATCAAGAGATAGAGAAAAATCAAGAAGCTTACAGCTTACTAGGATTAATTAGTGGTGAAAGGAGAGTTATCAGATTTCCATCTCCAAGTATTGGAGAAAAGGGGTGGGTAGCTGCCAGAGGTccaattattttagtttaatagaATGGGTAAAGTGTTCGAAAAGTATAATTTGTAcaatatgttataatttaatattttttaaaaattataacatattaATTGTTtgagagtataaaattatgatataatatatatattatggtatcaaaaaatttcactaata from Dioscorea cayenensis subsp. rotundata cultivar TDr96_F1 chromosome 9, TDr96_F1_v2_PseudoChromosome.rev07_lg8_w22 25.fasta, whole genome shotgun sequence includes these protein-coding regions:
- the LOC120269104 gene encoding probable WRKY transcription factor 4, which encodes MSSLSQSISALDSNASDQLASKKMKRIHHEYTTSTVKRRRSVNDSTAVVTTTPFCDGYQWQKYGEKDIKNSEFRRTYYKCINEECKARKKVQQQDKYEPSNFIVIYDMQHTCNNVVQETNQNLFTIDSSPSTSTLNFGPILESSYLMMNNQQEQTLSATSDQLQIKKTENHDNISVAKAVQGDESIVDNMEIFSPLTSLLDLNENENENIWELFNLTDDEFASSPLDLNENENIWELFNLMDDELASSPDDGFPF